Genomic window (Chryseobacterium bernardetii):
AACGTTTTCAGGAAAGATGGGATCTGAGTTCAATCCTTCAGAATCCTACCTGAATGTGATTCTGAAGTTCATGAAAAGTAATGGCTTCAAAGAATCTGAAACCTATTTTATCAACCTTAAAGACAAGCTTTATCCTAAGGTTAAATAACTGAAATATACTATAAAGAAGATGAAAACGGGATACATTGATGCTGGACAATGTATCCCGTTTTTATTTAATTTTCAGTTATCAATATTTTAATAAACTTTGCAGGTTTCTGTTGAATTCCTGTTGTGAATTCTCAAGCTTTGAAAAGAACTCACGGTCAAAATTCTCAACAGCAATAACGGCCTTTTTAATGATTTTTTTTCCGGCGGCTGTTATTTCAATAGTTTTGGCCCTGGTATCTGTCACATGCTCTTTTCTGCTGATAAATTCCTTCTTTTGCAAGGCCCTCAATACCTGTGAAGTAGTCATAGGATCTATTTTGGTATGCTGAGAAAGTATGATCTGGGTAACTTCGGTTTTTTGAAGAGATAACCAATGAGTGTTGGCCAGAATAACAAATTGTGAATGAGTGAGATCAAACGGTGATAACGCTTTTTTAATTTCCCGCTGCCAGAGATTGGTAACCTGCCACAGTAAAAATCCGGAACTGTCTTCTGCTTTCTGTACACTGAATGTATTATCCTTATTCATTTAAATCATTTTTGAAGCAATTAAATTAAAGTCTTTTTCAGAGATTTCAAAATGTCCGTAGCGAAAAGGGTAGCCCCAGAATTTTTTATTCTCAATGAAATCAAGTTCATCAATCAATGGAATAATAGG
Coding sequences:
- a CDS encoding MarR family winged helix-turn-helix transcriptional regulator, with the translated sequence MNKDNTFSVQKAEDSSGFLLWQVTNLWQREIKKALSPFDLTHSQFVILANTHWLSLQKTEVTQIILSQHTKIDPMTTSQVLRALQKKEFISRKEHVTDTRAKTIEITAAGKKIIKKAVIAVENFDREFFSKLENSQQEFNRNLQSLLKY